Part of the Engystomops pustulosus chromosome 4, aEngPut4.maternal, whole genome shotgun sequence genome is shown below.
AATTtgtggggagaggagaggggtgcagtgtgctggatagctATAATTtgtggggagaggagaggggtgcagtgtgctggatagctatatactgtggggagaagagaggggtgcagtgtgctggatagctatatactgtggggggggggaggagagaggtgCAGTGTGCTGCATAGATATATTTtgtggggagaggagaggggtgcagtgtgctggatagctatatactgtggggagaggagaggggtgcagtgcgctggaaagctatatactgtggggggaggagagaggtgCAGTGTGCTGCATAGCTATAATTtgtggggagaggagaggggtgcagtgtgctggatagctatatactgtggggagaagagaggggtgcagtgtgctggaaagctatatactgtgggggaggagAGAGGCGCAGTGTGCTGCATAGCTATAATTtgtggggagaggagaggggtgcagtgtgctggatagctatatactgtggggagaggagaggggtgtagtgtgctggaaagctatatactgtggggggaggaGAGAGCTGCAGTGTGCTGCATAGCTATAATTTgtctggagaggagaggggtgaagtgtgctggatagctatatactgtggggaaaggagaggggtgcagtgtgctggatagctatatactgtggggaaaggagaggggtgcagtgtgctggctaccttcaTACAGGGGGGAGGTGGTGCAGTGTGTCATATTGTACTGCAGTATATtttaggaatgatcagacccagTGAGGTTAATGAGCTTCATGAATTctgcaaatacagtttaaaaaaattgaaaaggaaatgaaatcaaccccctttctctagaactgataaataaacaaataaaatcataaaattggTAGTTGTAGCTTTGTCCTCAAAgttcagatctatcaaaatatatattatGTGACAAGTATTTTGAAAAAATGTATCTAGTTATTCTAAAGTTGACCATCCTGGGGGAGAGGTGGAGGAATCTGATTTTTATCTATTAACTACATTAAGTGTAACCCAAGGATGAGATGAATAGTAGCTGACTCTTCTCTTTGGGGGCTAGTAAAATATAACTCTCACATATcggggctgatgtaatgtgagtccccacatTTCACACATCAGGATTAGGTGTAATCtcatacatcgggggctggtgtaatgtgagtctcaacctctcacacatcgggggctggtgtaatgtgagtcccctcctctcacacatcaggggctggtgtaatgtgagtccctcctctcacacatcgggggctggtgtaatgtgagtcccctcctctcacacatcaggggcttgtgtaatgtgagtccctgcttctcacacatcgggggctggtgtaatgcgagtccccgcctctcacacatcgggggctggtgtaatgtgagtcccctcctctcacacatcaggggctggtgtaatgtgagtccctcctctcacacatcaggggcttgtgtaatgtgagtccctgcttctcacacatcgggggctggtgtaatgcgagtccccgcctctcacacatcaggggctggtgtaatgtgagtccccgcctctcacacatcgaaggctggtgtaatgtgagtctcaacctctcacacatcgggggctggtgtaatgtgagtccccgcctctcatacatcgggggctggtgtaatgtgagtccctgcctctcacacatctgggactggtgtaatgtgagtccctgcctctcactcattgggggctggtgtaatgtgagtccctgcctctcacacatctgggactggtgtaatgtgagtccccgcctctcatacatcgggggctggtgtaatgtgagtccctgcctctcacgcatctgggactggtgtaatgtgagtccctgcctctcactcatcgggggctggtgtaatgtgtgtccctgcctctcacacatctggggctggtgtaatgtgagtccctgcctctcactcatcgggggctggtgtaatgtgtgtccccttCCTCTCACACGTCAggggtggtgtaatgtgagtccccgcctctcacacatcgggggctggtgtaatgtgagtccccgcctctcacacatcgggggctggtgtaatgtgagtccccgcctctcacacatcaggggctggtgtaatgtgagtcccctcctctcacacatcaggagcttgtgtaatgtgagtccctgcttctcacacatcgggggctggtgtaatgcgagtccccgcctctcacacatcgggggctggtgtaatgtgagtcccctcctctcacacatcaggggctggtgtaatgtgagtccctcctctcacacatcaggggcttgtgtaatgtgagtccctgcttctcacacatcgggggctggtgtaatgcgagtccccgcctctcacacatcaggggctggtgtaatgtgagtccccgcctctcacacatcgaaggctggtgtaatgtgagtctcaacctctcacacatcgggggctggtgtaatgtgagtccccgcctctcatacatcgggggctggtgtaatgtgagtccctgcctctcacacatctgggactggtgtaatgtgagtccctgcctctcactcattgggggctggtgtaatgtgagtccctgcctctcacacatctgggactggtgtaatgtgagtccccgcctctcatacatcgggggctggtgtaatgtgagtccctgcctctcacgcatctgggactggtgtaatgtgagtccctgcctctcactcatcgggggctggtgtaatgtgagtccctgcctctcacacatctggggctggtgtaatgtgagtccctgcctctcactcatcgggggctggtgtaatgtgtgtccccttcctctcacacatcaggggtggtgtaatgtgagtccccgcctctcacacatcgggggctggtgtaatgtgagtccccgcctctcacacatcgggggctggtgtaatgtgagtcccctcctctcacacatcaggggctggtgtaatctgagtccccacctctcacacatcgggggctggtataatgtgagtccccgcctctcacacatcggggggcgggtgtaatgtgagtccccgcctctcacacatcaaggGTGGTGTAAtaagagtccccgcctctcacacattgggggctggtgtaatgtgagtccccgtcctctcacacatctggcacacatcaggggctggtgtaatgtgagtccctgcctcttactcatcgggggctggtgtaatgtgagtccctgcctctcacacatctgggcccacatcaggggctggtgtaatgtgagtccctgcctcatactcatcgggggctggtgtaatgtgagtccccgcctaacacacatcgggggctggtgtaatgtgagtccccgcctgtcacaaatcaggggctggtgtaatgtgagtccacgcctctcacacatcgggggctggtgtaatgtgagtcccaacctctcatacatcgggggctggtgtaatgtgagtccctgcctctcacacatctgggactggtgtaatgtgagtccccgcctctcatacatcgggggctggtgtaatgtgtgtccccgcctctcacacatcgggggtggtgtaatttgagtccccgcctctcacacatcgggggctggtgtaatgtgagtccccgcctctcacacatcgggggctggtgtaatgtgagtcccctcctctcacacatcaggggctggtgtaatgtgagtccccacctctcacacatcgggggctggtgtaatgtgagtccctgcctctcacacatcggggggcgggtgtaatgtgagtccccgcctctcacacatcaggggtggTGTAAtaagagtccccgcctctcacacattgggggctggtgtaatgtgagtccccgtcctctcacacatctggcacacatcaggggctggtgtaatgtgagtccctgcctcttactcatcgggggctggtgtaatgtgagtccctgcctcatacacatcgggggctggtgtaatgtgagtccccgctctcacaaatcaggggctggtgtaatgtgagtccccgcctctcacacatcgggggctggtgtaatgtgagtcccaacctctcacacatcaggggctggtataatgtgagtccccgcctctcacacatcgagggctggtgtaatgtgagtccccgcctctcacacatcgagggctggtgtaatgtgagtccccgcctctcacacatcgggggctgttaTAATGCGAGTCCtcatcctctcacacatcgggggctggtgtaatgtgagtccctgcctcatACTCATCGGGGGCTggagtaatgtgagtccctgcctcatACTCATCGGGGGCTggagtaatgtgagtccccgtctctcacacattgggagttttcatatcatataatatcatataatataacATTAGAAAGCTCCTATATATCAACCAATCTGACCCCTCAAACCATCAGAAACGGCTTTTAgaaagattattaaccccttgagatttcttaaatacctgtgcaagcagtttacactagaaagaaagtACAAAGTCTGATAGATAACTGGCAGaaagccctaagtaaatgtgccccttcatATTTTTATCCACTGTGAATTCATTCATATTTTTGATGGAGGGATGGATGGTACAAGCTCCGGGTGAATTCATCCTTTTGAAGTTATCTGAATCAGTATCTGTATTTTATGAAAAGCTTCCTTAAAGTCCTTGTTCCTcagggtgtatatgatggggttaAGCAGTGGGGTCAGCACAGTATAAATCAGGGACAAGACCTTACTCAGGGTCAGGGATTCTCCTCGTGTTGGAAACATATAAACAACCATTAATGTCCCATAAAATATAGAGAcgacaatgaggtgggagctacaggtggagaaggctttatgtCTTCCGGTAGTGGATGGGATCTTCAGGATGGTGATGACAATGTACACATAGGACGTCACTATTATTATAAACGGGATTATCACAAATAAAGATCCTGATATAAGACTCTGGATATGAATTATGGATATATCGGAGCAGGAGAGCTGCAGGATTGGTTCAAAGTCACAATAGAAATGGTCAATGACATGTGGTCCACAGaaatacaggatatatatagaaataaaataaaataatgcacCCAAAAATCCAACCAACCAAACAGCTATAACAAACACCACACAGACATTATGACTCATGATACAGTGATAACGAAGGGGGTAACAGATGGCGAGATaccggtcataggacatcaccgaTAGGAGGAGACATTCCGAGCACTCAGAGGCTGCAAAGCAGGAAAACTGTGTGATGCATCCGATGAGAGTGATAGTACTTCCTCCATACAGGACAGTGTGAAGAAGGACGGGGACAATGTCTGTGGTCAGCAGGAGGTCACACAATGATAGCTGtgtaatgaagaagtacatgggggactgAAGGGTTTTACTCACTAGATACAAGACCATGATAAGAAGGTTTCCTGATATTGTCCCACAGTATAGAAGaaccaggagggagaagaaggGAAATGTGAAGTTCTGAAGATTGGGAAATCCCAGAAGAAAGATGGAGGTGACATTACTTGGCATGATTACTtggttgatttcatttttttaatggcTACAGTGGAAAAATTGCTAATCTGAGATGTGAAATGAAAGTACAGTTGTCATTGTTTGTGTCCTCATTAATCATTAAGTTTTCACATAAAACattgtgtacttacctcacaaaCCAACCTGTGTAAGCGTTTTAgaaaatattaattttatatgCATTCCAATTACACAGTCCAAAAAATATCACATCTACCGCcaagatgaaggtttgtaaacccagcacactgacataccgttgtgtgccccctctgggaggatctgatcttcttttggattcttaggaccttgtttttacaaaaaaaaggttttaaaaattatgcaaatcagcctgaggtGTTCTGGGCTCCATAtatggagcccttcagactcatttgcatagtttttaaaacctttctttcttaaaaacaagggtataaacgTCTacatgaagagcagatcctgccagtggggcacacaccagtatgtctgtatgttgggtttacaatccttcatcttgatgatagatttccttgaaAATTGATGTACATGTAATGCgttgtattgtgttttatattaaaCAGAAAGTTTAAAAATATTCTTGTGTTTCATGTTAGTGGATATATATTCCCTTGGCTGAGACCTGGCAGGGACAACTCTGGATTCAGAATGAGGTGGATCACTATGGAAGCAGTTGGGTCCTTCAAGAAATTGTGAGAAGCTCTAGTTTCTTAGTGTGTGGACATGGTCACCTGTATCACTGCTTTTCCAATAGATGTTAGATCGTCCTTAGTCTGAGCTTCACTTACATCCTTTAAAACAACATTGGTTTGAATAAACTAGTACAAAAAAAACAAGATGAATGAAAGCTTTACTGTCACTGACAACCCAAGAATGGACCTTCTGCTGTGACCCCTGACTGTGCTGACCCCTCATCTCACATTTCTGGATCCTATAGTTCTGGTAGAATTATCCAACTCTCAGTTTCTCAGATCCTATAAGAGATCTGCATTTTCCAtccatgactatagtattttaGCCTTTGATTTATAGGTATAAAGGGAGTAGGCCTGTagtgatgaccccccccccccctcaacctaGAACATGTCCTATGCTCCCTGCTGTAGTGTTGTCATGGAGGTCAGTACAGATGAAAGATGTTGTTATATATGAGGGCTGGATCATCCTTCTACATGTGTGACCCTGCACCATATAGTCCTTGTGAAGGTGTGAGAGAAGGGATTGGACTGTGATTTCTTTGGACCCAATTGTATATTTATGATCATCCATGGTCTGTACTGGGGACACGGCATAGACAGAATGCTAGCAAGATGCACAGTACTTCAGAATATAGGAATGGAGTGAAATTAGGAATTGAGGAAGACTCCACATACAGGAAATGACTTTGTGATATAATATCTTATACCTGTGGTGGGTTGGTAGCAGATCATCCCATGAAATGATATTGTGTATGGACATGTCCAGCTGAGAGGAAATCTAAGGGAGGACACAACTCCACTGACTGTAACTGTCTGACAGTAAGTAGTGACCTCAACTCTGTATCATAGTGATATTAAGGATAAGACCCTAGAACATGCTAGAATATGTATACCTTTATGTGATCCCAGAGAGGACTCCACCAGCCTCCCCTGTGTCCAAACCTCATGTATGAAGAAAGTCACCTGAGATATAATATGTAGGGAAATTAATATATGAAAAGCAATATACAATGGGTAGAAAATAGAAAACATTAGGGCAATCAGTACTTATATTTGTGATATGGGGATTGTTATGATGATACGTTCAAACTTCTTACTATTTCTCACTATTTTATTTAAGGTAGAATTGACAAAAATATTGGTTTGAGAACTTTGTGTAAAACACAATTAGCTACACAATAATTATTGACCTTCTCAGGATATAGGAAAGACGTGAACATATGACATATTACGTAGAGTAGGTCTCTTCCACGTGCCAGGTCTTCTCCTCAAGTAATGGACCAAAGTAAAATCTCAATAGTATCTCAAATTCTATCATCTCACCATCAAGACCAAACAGCGCCATACAGGACATATATTGCCCTTGACCATATGTGCTGCCAGGTTCAACCAACATCTTACTTATGCCTACTCCTGGCAGAGTAGTAAAAAAATTCCAGACAGTAGATTTTTTTACCCACTCCATTTTTTTTATCCACTTGAACACTTTGATCCTGCCCTTGATGCCCTCATGCTTTTTGGGGCCTCCAGTGTTTCTATAACAGGTCTGACCGTACCCTCACCTCCAAACTATGTTGCTGCCACACCAATGACACCCATCCCACTTCCTCTGAGCCATTCAGTCTATAACATCCACTCTCTCCTTTTTTGAATTCACGATACCTCAATATGACACCATAATAGGGTGCTCACCAATCTATACTTTTGTGGCAGTAAAGCATTTGTGGTGATATAGACAACGTTATTATCTTCAGCAGCCTTTATTTATCAAAGGAAAAAGGGATTTAACAGCTCAACATGGTCTTCATGTAAATCTTTTCCATGTGCGAACGGTGCCCAGGATCCAGAGAAAACCGAGCCAATTGTGGTGGACGTAGTGAAATGAAGATATGATCCAGCACTCgttagacagtggggcacatttacttacccggcccattcgcgatccagcggcgcgttctctgcacaggattcgggtccggctgggatttaagatggtagttcctccgccgtccaccaggtggcgctgcagcgccgaaaataatcttaacgccccggaatgcaccatcccatagaaggtgaaggtgagcgctccccaagcgacacattttcggtttttaaatgcggcggtttttccgaatacgtcgggttttcgttcggccacgccccccgatttctgtcgcgcgcatgccggccccgatgcgccacaatccgatcgcgtgcgccaaaaacccggggcaattcatgtacaagcggcgcaaatcggaaatat
Proteins encoded:
- the LOC140128672 gene encoding olfactory receptor 11A1-like, which codes for MPSNVTSIFLLGFPNLQNFTFPFFSLLVLLYCGTISGNLLIMVLYLVSKTLQSPMYFFITQLSLCDLLLTTDIVPVLLHTVLYGGSTITLIGCITQFSCFAASECSECLLLSVMSYDRYLAICYPLRYHCIMSHNVCVVFVIAVWLVGFLGALFYFISIYILYFCGPHVIDHFYCDFEPILQLSCSDISIIHIQSLISGSLFVIIPFIIIVTSYVYIVITILKIPSTTGRHKAFSTCSSHLIVVSIFYGTLMVVYMFPTRGESLTLSKVLSLIYTVLTPLLNPIIYTLRNKDFKEAFHKIQILIQITSKG